The following is a genomic window from Methanococcoides sp. AM1.
CTCAAGCACCTGAAAGCGGCATTCTGGATGTGCCATTATTTCTGCATCCGGATGGTCGTGTATTGCCATCAGAGCATCCTCTTCAAGTATCTGGTTGTGCACAGGGCAGTAACCATCCCACGGAATTATCTTCTTGTCAGTGTGCTTTGCGACATAAGCTGCAAGGTTCTTGTCAGGAACAAAGATGATCTCATCCGCATCCAATGAATTCACAACTTCCACTGCATTGGCCGATGTACAGCAAATATCACTTTCAGCCTTGACATCAGCCCTTGTATTAACATAACAGACCACCATTGCATCTGGGTACTCTTTTTTCATCTCACGAAGAGAAGGTACATCCACCATTGCCGCCATGGGACAATTCGCATCTGCATCCGGCATAAGCACTGTCTTTTCAGGAGAGAGGATCGCAGCGCTTTCAGCCATGAAACTTACACCGCAAAACACGATCACATCGGCATCCTGATCAACTGCTTCCTGACTCAATCCAAGGGAATCGCCTACAAAATCTGCAATATCCTGAACTTCATCACGTGCATAGCAATGAGCCAGGATCACGGCATTGCGCTCTTTTTTTAACGATCTGATCTTATTGATGATGGTTTGCCTGTCCTGCATATGATCACTTGATTTTTCAATTTTGTAGCTGGTTACTACATGTTAATGAATGTTGATGGACCGAGCTACAATAACTAAGGATTAAACATTTTTGCCCCAACGGACCTATCATGTACCTACCTGAAGTGGAGATGCGATCTTCTTTAATGTGGATATCGCTGACAAGGCAGCCAGATAACTTGTTTTGGGGTTTGTCGGGGCCGGGACGTTCTCCACACGGCTTGTGAACATTCCGAACTCTCCTTCTACGGTAATTTCATGGATGTTCCTTGAAAGTGCAGGATTTGCAACGATCTTGACCTTTGTTCTATCAAAACCGATACCTGCAATGCTCAGGGATGCTGCAACATTAACATTGGCAGGAAAAGCTTTGACAGCTTCGGACGCCATGCCATCAAATATTACGGTCTTTCCTGTGATAGCATCAAGGTCTATGTTGTTCTGGATAACATAGGGTGCTCCTGCAAGGCTTCTGGGATGCTTCTCCGTGGTCAGTGTCACCGAATGGATCGTTTTTGCAGATGCAGATTTTAAGCCATCGAGACCTGCAATTGCTCCTGAGGGGAGGTATACCTTGCAGTCATACTCCTTTGCAAGGTCAGTGGTCATTTTAAGGAGATTCTGGTCAGCAAAAGCTCCCACACTTATAGACATGACATCACACTTTGCATGCAGGGCAGTAGGAACTACTTCGTAGACTGCCTGCTGGGACGCACATTCTACCACAAGATCAACGTGCTTTACCATCTCTACGATCTCAAGAACTTTCGGATCCATGTTCCTGAGCTGTTCTTTCAAATCAATTGTTGCCTGTTCGTGTCTGTCATACACTGCATACAGTTCGACATCTATGTGGCCGGAATCGATAGCTTTGCAAAGTTCGGTACCGATAGCTCCACATCCGAACACTCCGATCTTTAGCATTCTGGACTCCTTATGAATATTTTATTAATTCGATAATGGTTAGTTGAATATCGGTCGACCTATAAGTTCGACCATGGTATTCCAAAATACTCTAAAAGCATATAAACCTCTTGAGGCATTAATATATGTGGTAATATGATACTGAACTGTGAGATAGAACGATTCATCAGTGAAGATCTTGGGGCTAATGATATTTCCTGCACCCTTGTTCCTGAAACAAAGATCAATGCGATCATTTTTGCAAAAGAGGATTGTGTTGTCGCAGGGATCGAAGTTGCACAAAGGATAATGGAATACTTTGGTATCCAGACAAATACGGAACTTGTGGAAGGGGATGAGATCAAAGCAGGGGATACGATCTTTGAAGTAACTGGAAATTCCGTAGCAATATTACGCGCCGAACGCCTTGTCCTGAACTTCCTGGGACATCTTACCGGAATTGCAACATTGACCCACAAATATGTACAGACGGTCAGGCAGTATTCAGATACAAAGGTGGCCGGGACCAGAAAAACAACTCCGGGGATAAGAAAGTTCGAAAAGCTTGCTATCATTGCAGGTGGAGGAGACCCTCACAGGTTCGATCTTTCAGATGCCATTATGATCAAGGACAACCACATAAATGCCATGGGTCTTGAGAACGCAATTGTCTCTGCTAAAAAACTGGCTGGATTTACACAGAAGATCGATGTGGAAGTCGAGACAGCAGAAGATGCGGTCACAGCAGCACGACTGGGTGTTGATATTATCATGTTCGACAATATGTTACCCGAACAGGTGATCCATACGCTGGAAGAATTGAAACGGGAAGGAGTCAGGGATGATGTTATCATTGAGGTTTCAGGAGGTATAAACCTGGATAACATTTCAGAATATGCCAAGACAGGCGTTGATGTGATATCTATTGGTTCACTTGTGCATAAAGCAGAGTGGACAGATGTCAGTCTTGAATTTATAGAAACTGATACGTGATGCCATTATCACAAACTATTTATTGGATTCTTAT
Proteins encoded in this region:
- the nadA gene encoding quinolinate synthase NadA; its protein translation is MQDRQTIINKIRSLKKERNAVILAHCYARDEVQDIADFVGDSLGLSQEAVDQDADVIVFCGVSFMAESAAILSPEKTVLMPDADANCPMAAMVDVPSLREMKKEYPDAMVVCYVNTRADVKAESDICCTSANAVEVVNSLDADEIIFVPDKNLAAYVAKHTDKKIIPWDGYCPVHNQILEEDALMAIHDHPDAEIMAHPECRFQVLEDADHVFSTTGMLKYAKDSSCNDFIISTEQGIMHQLELENPGKRFYPVSKFAFCSDMKMINLEAVLYSLENMEHIVTVPEDIRLHAKQSLDRMLEVRRSR
- the nadC gene encoding carboxylating nicotinate-nucleotide diphosphorylase; translated protein: MILNCEIERFISEDLGANDISCTLVPETKINAIIFAKEDCVVAGIEVAQRIMEYFGIQTNTELVEGDEIKAGDTIFEVTGNSVAILRAERLVLNFLGHLTGIATLTHKYVQTVRQYSDTKVAGTRKTTPGIRKFEKLAIIAGGGDPHRFDLSDAIMIKDNHINAMGLENAIVSAKKLAGFTQKIDVEVETAEDAVTAARLGVDIIMFDNMLPEQVIHTLEELKREGVRDDVIIEVSGGINLDNISEYAKTGVDVISIGSLVHKAEWTDVSLEFIETDT
- a CDS encoding aspartate dehydrogenase, translated to MLKIGVFGCGAIGTELCKAIDSGHIDVELYAVYDRHEQATIDLKEQLRNMDPKVLEIVEMVKHVDLVVECASQQAVYEVVPTALHAKCDVMSISVGAFADQNLLKMTTDLAKEYDCKVYLPSGAIAGLDGLKSASAKTIHSVTLTTEKHPRSLAGAPYVIQNNIDLDAITGKTVIFDGMASEAVKAFPANVNVAASLSIAGIGFDRTKVKIVANPALSRNIHEITVEGEFGMFTSRVENVPAPTNPKTSYLAALSAISTLKKIASPLQVGT